The Alternaria dauci strain A2016 chromosome 1, whole genome shotgun sequence genome window below encodes:
- a CDS encoding 40S ribosomal protein uS7 produces MSDNGEIEVENPTGINILPKDVTDEQGSVKLFNKWSYEEVEVRDISLTDYIQIRSPVYISHSAGRYAVKRFRKAQCPIIERLTNSLMMNGRNNGKKLMAVRIVAHAFEIIHIMTDQNPIQVAVDAIVNCGPREDSTRIGSAGTVRRQAVDVSPLRRVNQGISLLTIGAREASFRNVKSIAECLAEELINAAKGSSNSYAIKKKDELERVAKSNR; encoded by the exons ATGTCTGACAACGGAGAAATCGAGGTCGAGAACCCCACCGGTATCAACATCCTTCCCAAGGATGTCACCGACGAGCAGGGCAGCGTTAAGCTGTTCAACAAG TGGTCCTACGAGGAGGTCGAGGTCCGCGACATCTCATTGAC CGACTACATCCAGATCCGCTCGCCTGTCTACATCTCACACTCCGCCGGCCGATATGCCGTCAAGCGGTTCAGGAAGGCCCAGTGCCCCATCATCGAGCGCCTCACCAACTCGCTCATGATGAACGGCCGCAACAACGGAAAGAAGCTCATGGCTGTCCGTATCGTTGCCCACGCTTTCGAGATC ATCCACATCATGACCGATCAGAACCCCATCCAGGTCGCCGTCGACGCCATCGTCAACTGCGGTCCCCGTGAAGACTCCACCCGTATCGGTTCCGCCGGTACCGTCCGTCGCCAGGCCGTCGATGTTTCTCCCCTCCGCCGTGTCAACCAGGGTATCTCCCTCCTCACCATCGGTGCCCGTGAGGCCTCTTTCCGCAACGTCAAGAGCATTGCCGAGTGCCTTGCTGAGGAGCTGATCAACGCTGCCAAGGGAAGCAGCAACTCGTACGccatcaagaagaaggatgaGCTCGAGCGTGTCGCCAAGTCCAACCGATAA